The Tenrec ecaudatus isolate mTenEca1 chromosome 12, mTenEca1.hap1, whole genome shotgun sequence genomic interval CCGCCTCCCGTGGTTTCATGTCTGACTCGCTGGGGGTGGCTTCGGGGTAACATGGGTCTCTACGCACCCCTGGATGTCCCTTGACCACAAGCACCCATCCTATGGAGAGATCATAGTACGCTGGGGCGGACGCCTCCTCCCTGCGGTGTGGCCCCAGTGAAGACAGGGCTGGGGAGGCGAGGCCTGAGGATATCAGACTGGGTCACCTCGCTGTCCTGAGTCTGCAGCCTGGCCCCCAGCCAGAAGCAGGCTGAGCCGGTCCCAGGGGCGTGGTGACGACCAGTCACAGAGCCAGCCTCTACCAGCCTGGCAGGCAGTGAGGCAGCGCAGTCCGCTGGGGACAGGGCTTGTGGTAGCCGGCGCGCCGAGCAGCAGCGTGGCCATGAGCCCTGTGCTATACTACGCCCTGCCCGCTACGGGATGCTACATCATGCTCTCCCTCTTCTTCCTGCGCCGGCCGCGCCTGCTGCACCGGCCCTGGGTTAGGGCCTTCGAGTCCAGCCTGGTGGCTCACCGAGCAGGTgcgctgggtgggggggggggtaaaaggggagagtggggaacaagacaggtgggggggggggaggaatcccAGAGGCAGGATTCTGGAAAGGGGGCCCAGGTTCTAAGGTGAGAGAGTGATACCAGGAAGTAGACCATGCGTGGATGGGGTAATGGGGCAAGTGATCTAGGGAGAATGTGGGTAGGGGCCGGCCAGGCTCAGGGACCCACACCGCCGCTGCCCTGTGCAGGCTCTGGAGAGAAGCTGGAGAGTACCATGGAAGCCATGGAGAAGTGAGTGTGCCTGCCCCAACCCACGCTTGCCACGGTGGGAATGCCACTTGGGCGTGACAGgtcccctgggtggggggtgtggCTCACAATGGGGAAACAGCGCCCTGGAGCTGGGCAGTGTGGGGCCTGCACACCCCACCTTAGCCACTGTCCCCACCTCCGCACCAGCCTCTCTCAGTCCATGTGACTTTGCCCTGCCCCCCCTGCTGACCTTTGCCCCCGTAGCTCCAAGGCCCAGAGAGCAGACCTCCTGGAGCTTGACTGTCACCTGACcagggatggggtggtggtggtatccCACGACAAGAACCTGTTACGCCAGTCCGGCCTGAATCGGGATGTGGACAGCCTGGACTTTGAGGTGGGCTTGATTCCGGTGCTGGCCCCTCCCCGGGCCAAGaccaccaccctcccacccccaccccagctcagaGTCCCCACACTGgcccttcctgcctcctggcGACATCCTCCATGCTGTCTCCTTTCAGGACCTGCCTCTCTACAAGAAGaagctggagatctacttctccCCTGGTGAGCCCTGCGCTATGACGGGGGGCCAAACCCGGGCCTGTGTCCCCCCCCCACTTGCCCTTGACCCACAGGGTGCTCTAGCTCTAGTGGCTACCTCCCACCCTCTCTTTTCCTCCGgatgcacccccaccccatggcctCCCTCTGCACCCATGCTGCCTTGTTgcctcttcccaccccccaccccaggccactTTGCTACGGGGTCAGACCGGCGCATGGTGACCTTGGAGGACGTGTTCCAGAGGTTTCCGAGGATGCCCATGATCGTGGAGGTcaaggaggaggacgaggagctCATTCACAAGGTGAGGCTGGGGGCATGGCGGGGGACAGCGGGGAGGGACCCAGCCGCCCGGGCTCCGAGAGACGCCTGAGCCGCTGCCCTGGACCTCGGCTCTTCTTTCCAGATAGCAGACCTGGTCCGGCGCTTTGACCGAAACGAGATCACCGTGTGGGCCTCCGAGAAGAACTCAGTCATGAAAAAGTGCACAGCGGCCGTAAGCCCACTCCCTCCCCCGGGCTTGAGTCCCCACCAGCCCTTCTTCTCAGCAGCTGGGGTCCAGCCAGCCTGAGGGGCCCCAGCCAGAGGGACCAGGGAAGGTTCTGGAAGCACGTGGCTTTAAGCCAGGTCTCCAAGGGGAGGCAGTGGAGTGGGGGGCAAGGGGGctgaagggaggggggagtgtgatggatggaaaagaaagatgaggctgcaggtaggcctcaAACAATGGGCCAAGGTATGACTTTGACCCTCAGCTACAAGGCAACCCCCAAGTGTCCAATGTTGGTCCCCCTACAGCCCAAACTTCCCCTCTTCCATCCCAGGAAGAGCGTGCCCTTTCTCACCTCCCCCTGTCGCTCCAGAACCCCGAGATGCCCTTCTCCTTCACCATGTGCCGCGGAGTCTGGATACTGCTGCTCTATTACCTGGGGCTCCTGCCCTTCATCTCAATCCCTGAGCGGTTCCTTTTGATTTTCCTGCCCTCCATCATCAACAGGTACCAGAGGCCCCTCGACCGAGCCGTGGAGGCGGGAACTATCTCCCCAGTGGCCCCTCAAACCATACCCCAAGGTCTTTGGGACACAGTAGCACTTGTCTAGGGTGCACAGATACAAACTTGGAACTCAAACCCAGTGGACTGCCAtttagtccattctgattcacggcgaccttgtaggacaaggtcgaactgcccctgtgggtttccgagagagagagaaagcgagaTCGTAACTTGTTTATTTTAAGACCGTTTTTTGTGGTTTTATTGTATAATGAGGCATTGAAGCATCTGAACAAACCAATGGCTGGGCGGTGAGGCAGCTGCTTTCCCCTTCCCGTCTTTGACTTACTAGAGCGACTTGtcagtagatttttttaaaaaggaaatggaaaaaaaaaaaaaggttaacgTTTCGCATGACTTTAGTCTTTGCAAGGCATGCTCTGCCacaacacaaacttcccctgtccGATGCAACTACCTAGTGTCCAAATATCATGCACAGCACCTGAGTGACAGCAGCACCCCGCGCCCCTCCCACTTCGGCCTGGCTGGTGTGTGATGTTTGGAGCatctggaggaggaggaagaggtggaggaggaggaggaggaggagagagagggagagggaaacaaCGTGAGTGCCCGGCTGGGATGAAGCCAGCTGGGACGCATCAATATAAATTGCACCCCACCGAGTTCCGTGATTATCAAATAACTGGTAGTCATGCTGAATGAAGCTGGATCCAGCCTGTCCTGAAACCGGCTTGTCTTGTGGAGACCCAAGGGGCTGGCCCGACTGATGTGGCGAGATGGTGACtcttgcagattttagtaataaggccttcgtCTGATGtggggagacagtaactcttgCCGGGAGTAGAAACCTCCTCTTACTCCTACAAAGCGGCCGGTGACTTTGAACTATTAACCTGGTTCAGAGTTAGAGCCAGACTCTTAATCCCCATCACGCCAGGGATGTCCTCACAGACATGAAAGGAGCCGTGGGCAAAATCCATCAAGGGCACAAAGGGAAATGACACACAAACGTTTGCCGATGTGGCACTGGAGGCCGGAGTTCATTCGTTTGTTCGTTCATCCAACAGATGGTGACGGACGGCTGATTCGACACCAAGTTcagtttggtggtggtgttgggggggcGGGGACTCGGTGCGCTGACAGGCTGGCTGTGGAGACCCAGTTACTTAACGACAGTCACACTCCACAGAGAAAGACAAGCCTCTGCCTGCCAGTGGGCAAAATGAACAAAGTAGCTCAACCCGGGGGTGCCAGGATGGGGATGCCTGGCTTCTGCTTTGCATcttgaatggggggaggggggcctcaTCCGGCCCCACCCAGAGAGgtcagcctagagcagtggttctcaaccttcctcatgtggagaccctttcatgcaggtcctcaggtggtggtcaccctccccccaaccatgacattattttcattgctacttcatcaccgttATTTTGCTGGGATGAATCGTCATGTGTGAATCTGATTTGCAGGatggattttcattgctaccagtCGAACAGGATACATTTAAAGCGTAGTGATGAATCTCACCCAACAATGTCATTCTATAGTGTCAAATGCTTATgcgttttccgatggtctcaggcgacccctgtgaaagggttgttcgaccccccaaaggggtcgtgacccacaggttgagaaccgctgttctagcacAAGCCTGCATGTACTTAACTTTTCCTATGGGCTCTGCAAAGTATTTGCACTTTCTGTAGCTTCATTGAGTTTTAAGCCCCCTTAGGAGGTATAGGAGTCTTGTCCCatttaaccccacccccacctcaaggACTCATGGAGAATTTGGGGCTCAGAAAACTGTGATGTGCCCAAGGGCACACAACTGGAAAGACCTGGGTTTGTCCAGGGTCTAGCACCCAAAGTCCTCCTTGTGTGGAGCGATTCATTCAGCCCTTGGCTGGCCTTCAAAGcgcaggagccccggtggagtaACGGTTATGGGTTGGGGCTGCGAACCCCTAAATCAGCAT includes:
- the GDPD3 gene encoding lysophospholipase D GDPD3 isoform X2, translated to MSPVLYYALPATGCYIMLSLFFLRRPRLLHRPWVRAFESSLVAHRAGSGEKLESTMEAMENSKAQRADLLELDCHLTRDGVVVVSHDKNLLRQSGLNRDVDSLDFEDLPLYKKKLEIYFSPGHFATGSDRRMVTLEDVFQRFPRMPMIVEVKEEDEELIHKIADLVRRFDRNEITVWASEKNSVMKKCTAANPEMPFSFTMCRGVWILLLYYLGLLPFISIPERFLLIFLPSIINRTYFPSSSSLLNQLLAVLSKKMIMRKSLIQHLEGRGIQVVFWCLNEESDFEVAFSLGASGVITDYPTALRRYLDNHRAVAGAPHT
- the GDPD3 gene encoding lysophospholipase D GDPD3 isoform X1 — its product is MSPVLYYALPATGCYIMLSLFFLRRPRLLHRPWVRAFESSLVAHRAGSGEKLESTMEAMENSKAQRADLLELDCHLTRDGVVVVSHDKNLLRQSGLNRDVDSLDFEDLPLYKKKLEIYFSPGEPCAMTGGQTRACVPPPLALDPQGALALVATSHPLFSSGCTPTPWPPSAPMLPCCLFPPPTPGHFATGSDRRMVTLEDVFQRFPRMPMIVEVKEEDEELIHKIADLVRRFDRNEITVWASEKNSVMKKCTAANPEMPFSFTMCRGVWILLLYYLGLLPFISIPERFLLIFLPSIINRTYFPSSSSLLNQLLAVLSKKMIMRKSLIQHLEGRGIQVVFWCLNEESDFEVAFSLGASGVITDYPTALRRYLDNHRAVAGAPHT